A single window of Aphidius gifuensis isolate YNYX2018 linkage group LG1, ASM1490517v1, whole genome shotgun sequence DNA harbors:
- the LOC122860721 gene encoding dolichyl-diphosphooligosaccharide--protein glycosyltransferase subunit STT3A, translated as MVSLIKVKGLQMSSQKQETLLKLTVLSLAAVLSFATRLFSVLRYESVIHEFDPYFNYRTTKFLTEQGFYNFHNWFDDRVWYPLGRIIGGTIYPGLMITSATLYSLLQTLNIPIDIRNVCVFLAPLFSSFTTIVTYLLTKELKDSASGLFAASMISIVPGYISRSVAGSYDNEGIAIFCMLFTYYMWIKAVKSGTILWSTCAALAYFYMVSSWGGYVFLINLIPLHVLTLMVTGRFSHRIYIAYSILYCIGTALSMQISFVGFQPVQSSEHMLAFGVFGLCQIHSIVDYLRSKLTQNDFDILFKALVIIMLTLSGIVGCILTITGKISPWTGRFYSLLDPSYAKNHIPIIASVSEHQPTSWSSFYFDLQILVFLFPVGLYICFSKLTDSNIFLILYGVTSLYFAGVMVRLMLVLAPVMCILGGIGVSSLLLIYMKQISNHNNINNKSIDKKSLRKFDNNYVMKNEFAMLFVAIMCILFFSYTLHCTWVTAEAYSSPSIVLSARSPDGGRMIFDDFREAYYWLRMNTPEDSKIMSWWDYGYQITEMANRTILVDNNTWNNTHISRVGQAMASSEDKAYEIMRELDVNYVLVIFGGLTGYSSDDINKFLWMVRIGGSTEEGKTITEYDYYNPSGEFRVDKDGSSTLLNCLMYKLCYYKFGQVFTEGGKPSGYDRVRNMEIGHKDFELDTLEEAYTTEHWLVRIYKVKDLKNRGN; from the exons atggtTTCCTTAATAAAAGTCAAGGGTCTTCAAATGTCTTCCCAAAAACAGGAGAcacttttaaaattgacagtTTTATCATTAGCAGCTGTTTTAT caTTTGCAACAAGATTATTTTCAGTATTACGTTATGAAAGTGTAATACATGAATTTGATCCATACTTTAATTATagaacaacaaaatttttaactgaacaaggtttttataattttcataattggTTTGATGATAGAGTATGGTATCCACTTGGTCGTATTATTGGTGGTACAATATATCCTGGTTTAATGATAACATCAGCAACATTATACAGTTTATTACAAACATTAAACATTCCAATAGACATACGTAatgtttgtgtttttttagcaccattattttcaagttttacaACAATTGtaacatatttattaacaaaagaacTTAAAGATTCAGCATCTGGTTTATTTGCTGCATCAATGATATCAATTGTACCTGGTTATATATCACGTTCAGTTGCTGGTTCATATGACAATGAAGGAATTGCAATATTTTGTATGTTATTTACATATTACATGTGGATTAAAGCTGTTAAAAGTGGTACAATATTATGGTCAACATGTGCTGCACttgcatatttttatatggtaTCATCATGGGGTggttatgtatttttaattaatttaataccaCTTCATGTACTAACATTAATGGTTACCGGTAGATTTTCACatagaatatatattgcatatagtatattatattgtattgGTACAGCATTATCAATGCAAATATCATTTGTTGGTTTTCAACCAGTACAAAGTTCAGAACACATGTTGGCATTTGGTGTATTTGGATTATGTCAAATTCATagtattgttgattatttacgtagtaaattaacacaaaatgattttgatatattatttaaagcacttgttattattatgttaacaTTATCTGGTATTGTTGGTtgtatattaacaataactgGTAAAATATCACCATGGACTGGacgtttttattcattacttGATCCATCATATGCTAAAAATCATATACCAATAATAGCATCAGTATCAGAACATCAACCAACATCATGGagttcattttattttgatttacaaatattagtatttttatttcctgttggtttatatatttgtttttcaaaattaactgattcaaatatatttttaattttatatggtgttacaagtttatattttGCTGGTGTTATGGTACGTTTAATGCTTGTACTAGCACCAGTTATGTGTATACTTGGTGGTATTGGTGTATCATCATTGCTATTAATATACATGAAACAAATTAGCAATcataataacattaataacaagtcaattgataaaaaaagtttacgtaaatttgataataattatgttatgaaaaatgaatttgcAATGTTATTTGTTGCAATaatgtgtatattatttttttcatatacattaCATTGTACATGGGTTACTGCTGAGGCATATAGTTCACCAAGTATTGTATTATCAGCAAGATCACCAGATGGTGGACGTAtgatatttgatgattttagaGAAGCATATTATTGGCTACGTATGAATACACCTGAAGATTCAAAAATAATGTCTTGGTGGGATTATGGTTATCAAATTACTGAAATGGCTAATAGAACAAtacttgttgataataatacatgGAATAATACACATATATCACGTGTTGGACAAGCTATGGCTAGTTCAGAAGATAAAGCATATGAAATAATGCGTGAATTAGATGTTAATTATGTGTTGGTTATATTTGGTGGTCTTACTGGTTATTCAtctgatgatattaataaatttttatggatGGTTAGAATTGGTGGTAGTACTGAAGAAGGAAAAACAATTACtgaatatgattattataatccaTCTGGTGAATTTAGAGTTGATAAAGATGGATCATCaactttattaaattgtcttaTGTATAAATtgtgttattataaatttggaCAAGTTTTTACTGAAGGAG GAAAACCATCTGGTTATGATCGTGTTAGAAATATGGAAATTGGACATAAAGATTTCGAATTGGATACTCTTGAAGAAGCCTATACAACTGAACACTGGCTTGTCAGAATTTACAAagttaaagatttaaaaaatcgagGAAATTAA
- the LOC122860723 gene encoding uncharacterized protein LOC122860723: protein MVSRRKILSRSRDNLADAQYEEQEEEDVWYNLDKLYKDHIQEVLDKWNQIDDEIWAKVIVFERNRRVAKAYARAPVLTVNGSNDGFDGFRIGLCGFDNPMRDQKTEEAKRHINQGVKIKMDDQGNILIKRLCKSNVYIKTTHNEDNAVGNEILKNSQGSLEHEKPGKLFDMNKYQTNLSRETRRAYPDRKRLEKQCLSATVFVRTEADLLQCPVWVLIVNVVGLDMLKSKLPPVLALQRPVDIKNRPRIPIPDEDPYSIAGVSSSSGPSELRELVRQDMRQEQIYGQSTSYYHRRGEKPPKLPPRENIYDHDIIPKPDYDDIDDDYVTNNVRPKVLSVNDKKVNKKNDSKKYDDPYYCGLRARVPNFVKMAKNGNGTSQALKIHPSYGQIKNSYGGHGLYSSQSSQIYGTHTTPKKQSIIYHAKSFESGLDSDDRIDSPYNHIYGRLPIPTRGVIPPTSRAMFIGEWD from the exons ATGGTGTCTCGACGAAAAATACTTTCACGATCAAGGGATAATTTGGCTGATGCACAATATGAGGAACAGGAAGAGGAGGATGTCTGGTATAATTTAGACAAGCTAtacaag GATCATATACAAGAAGTATTGGATAAATGGaatcaaattgatgatgaaatatgGGCAAAAGTTATTGTGTTTGAAAGAAATAGAAGAGTTGCTAAAGCATATGCAAGAGCACCAGTTTTAACAGTGAATGGTTCAAATGATGGTTTTGATGGATTcag aATAGGACTTTGTGGTTTTGATAATCCAATGAGAGATCAAAAAACAGAAGAAGCTAAAAGACATATTAATCAAggtgttaaaataaaaatggatgatcaaggaaatatattaataaaaagacTTTGTAAAAGtaatgtttatattaaaacaacTCATAATGAAGATAATGCTGTTggtaatgaaatattaaaaaattcacaaggTTCTTTGGAACATGAAAAACcaggtaaattatttgatatgaataaatatcaaacaaatttatcaagagAAACAAGACGTGCATATCCAGATAGAAAAAGATTGGAAAAACAATGTTTAAGTGCAACAGTATTTGTACGTACTGAAGCTGATTTATTACAATGTCCAGTATGGGTACTTATTGTTAATGTTGTTGGTTTAGATATGCttaaatcaaaattaccaCCAG TTTTAGCATTACAAAGACcagttgatattaaaaatcgaCCAAGAATTCCAATACCTGATGAGGATCCATACAGTATTGCTggtgtatcatcatcatctggaCCAAGTGAATTACGTGAATTAGTAAGACAAGATATGAGACAAGAACAAATATATGGACAATCAACAAGTTATTATCATCGTCGAGGTGAAAAACCACCAAAATTACCACcaagagaaaatatatatgatcatGATATTATTCCAAAGCCTGattatgatgatattgatgatgattatgtaACGAATAATGTACGACCAAAAGTATTATcagttaatgataaaaaagttaataaaaaaaatgatagtaaaaaatatgatgatccATATTATTGTGGTCTTCGTGCACGTGTaccaaattttgttaaaatggCTAAAAATGGTAATGGTACCAGTCAAGCATTAAAAATACATCCATCATAtggacaaattaaaaattcatatggcGGACATGGTTTATACAGTAGTCAATCATCACAAATTTATGGTACACATACAACACccaaaaaacaatcaattatttatcatgctaaatcatttgaaagtggacttg attctGATGATAGAATAGATTCACCATACAATCATATTTATGGAAGACTACCAATACCAACAAGAGGCGTTATACCACCAACATCACGTGCTATGTTTATCGGCGAATgggattga